A stretch of Carnobacterium iners DNA encodes these proteins:
- the purB gene encoding adenylosuccinate lyase, with the protein MIERYTRSEMGQLWTDENRYNTWLEVEILAVEAWAERGDIATEEAEKIRANASFKVERILEIEEETRHDVVAFTRAVSESLGEERKWIHYGLTSTDVVDTAYGYQLKQVNALLRKDLTDFLVILAEKANEHKYTVMMGRTHGVHAEPTTFGLKLALWYSEMKRNIERFEHAANGIEAGKISGAVGTFAHTPPAVEKYVCEKLGLRPQEISTQILPRDLHAEYMATLALIATSIEKFATEIRGLQKSETREVEEFFAKGQKGSSAMPHKRNPIGSENVTGLARVIRGHMVTAYDNVVLWHERDISHSSAERIILPDSTILLDYILNRFGSIMKNLTVYPENMQRNMKATYGLIYSQRVLLKLIDKGMSREKAYDLVQPKTALSWESQIPFRNLIEGDAEIMSLMTLAELDDAFDYRYHLKNVDVLFDRVGL; encoded by the coding sequence ATGATTGAACGCTACACAAGAAGTGAAATGGGCCAATTATGGACAGACGAAAATCGCTACAATACATGGTTAGAAGTAGAAATATTAGCAGTGGAAGCATGGGCCGAACGTGGCGATATAGCTACCGAAGAAGCTGAAAAAATAAGAGCAAATGCAAGCTTTAAAGTAGAACGGATTTTAGAAATTGAAGAAGAAACTCGCCATGACGTCGTTGCGTTTACTCGCGCGGTATCCGAGTCACTTGGTGAGGAGCGCAAATGGATTCATTACGGTCTAACCAGCACCGATGTTGTTGATACGGCTTATGGCTACCAATTAAAGCAAGTAAACGCCTTATTACGAAAAGATTTAACGGATTTTTTGGTTATTCTTGCCGAGAAAGCAAACGAGCATAAATACACGGTCATGATGGGAAGAACACATGGTGTCCATGCTGAACCAACGACTTTCGGTTTGAAATTGGCGCTTTGGTATTCAGAAATGAAACGCAATATCGAACGGTTTGAGCATGCAGCAAACGGAATAGAAGCAGGAAAAATCAGTGGAGCAGTTGGAACGTTTGCCCATACGCCACCAGCTGTTGAGAAATACGTTTGTGAAAAGTTAGGCCTTCGACCACAAGAGATTTCTACACAAATTTTGCCGCGTGATTTACATGCAGAATACATGGCAACACTCGCTTTAATAGCAACGAGTATTGAAAAATTCGCAACTGAAATTCGCGGTCTTCAAAAATCAGAAACACGAGAGGTAGAAGAGTTTTTTGCTAAAGGCCAAAAAGGATCCTCTGCCATGCCACACAAGCGCAATCCAATCGGTTCTGAGAACGTCACGGGATTAGCACGGGTAATCAGAGGTCATATGGTTACAGCATATGATAATGTGGTCTTATGGCACGAGCGAGACATTTCACATTCTTCAGCTGAGCGAATCATTTTACCAGACTCCACTATTTTGTTAGATTACATTCTTAATCGATTTGGTAGTATTATGAAAAACTTGACTGTTTACCCTGAAAATATGCAGCGTAATATGAAAGCTACTTATGGCTTAATTTATAGCCAACGTGTTTTACTAAAGTTAATTGATAAGGGCATGAGCCGTGAAAAAGCTTATGATCTCGTTCAACCTAAAACAGCTCTTTCTTGGGAAAGCCAGATTCCTTTCCGTAATTTAATCGAAGGAGATGCTGAAATTATGTCTCTTATGACACTGGCTGAACTAGATGATGCGTTCGATTACCGGTATCATTTGAAAAATGTAGATGTCCTCTTCGATAGAGTTGGACTTTAA
- the purK gene encoding 5-(carboxyamino)imidazole ribonucleotide synthase produces the protein MPNIINPGKTIGIIGGDHLGRMMALAAKQMGYRVGILHPEKNCPAAQVADWQIVATCDEQEALMDFAMKCDVVTYEFENIDASKMEGLSKTVAVPQGGVLLAIAQDRILEKAYLEMNKINLAPYEMILTLEDIKIAASSIGFPSVLKTVYDENGEKGQRILYGEEDILKCESFLKRGTCILEAWIPFERELSIVISRNAAGDMSVFPTAEIVHRDNLLEEAIVPARVSKEVTQEVKRISQTIAEGLDLVGTLGIELFLTSSGALYVSELVSHPHGSANYSIDACSTSQFETHIRAICGWPLPEITLLSDAVSVTIFGEQMKSVEWQIQLKPNWHFHYYGKNEARVSRIMGHITILTKDVDKTLENIHDTGIWI, from the coding sequence TTGCCGAATATAATTAATCCTGGGAAAACGATTGGCATTATTGGTGGAGATCATTTAGGAAGGATGATGGCATTAGCTGCAAAACAAATGGGGTACAGGGTTGGTATCTTGCATCCTGAAAAAAATTGTCCAGCTGCACAAGTAGCAGATTGGCAAATCGTGGCTACTTGTGACGAGCAAGAGGCATTAATGGATTTTGCGATGAAGTGTGATGTTGTGACCTATGAATTTGAAAATATTGATGCGAGCAAAATGGAAGGACTAAGTAAAACAGTCGCTGTGCCACAAGGAGGCGTATTGTTAGCTATTGCTCAAGATCGGATATTAGAAAAAGCTTATTTAGAAATGAATAAGATTAACTTAGCCCCTTATGAGATGATTTTAACGTTAGAAGATATTAAGATAGCCGCTAGTTCAATCGGTTTTCCGAGTGTGTTAAAAACAGTCTATGACGAAAACGGAGAAAAAGGCCAACGAATTCTTTATGGAGAAGAGGATATTTTAAAATGTGAATCTTTTTTAAAAAGAGGGACTTGTATTTTAGAAGCGTGGATCCCATTTGAACGAGAATTATCGATAGTGATTTCGAGAAACGCTGCAGGTGATATGTCTGTATTTCCAACCGCTGAAATTGTTCATCGTGACAATCTTTTAGAAGAAGCAATTGTGCCAGCGAGAGTTTCAAAAGAAGTAACTCAAGAAGTCAAACGCATTAGTCAGACTATAGCGGAGGGCTTGGATTTAGTAGGTACATTGGGAATAGAACTATTCCTGACTTCCTCTGGTGCTTTATACGTAAGTGAATTGGTTTCACACCCTCATGGTTCAGCAAATTATAGTATTGATGCTTGCTCGACATCTCAATTTGAAACCCATATTAGAGCAATTTGTGGTTGGCCTTTACCAGAGATCACTTTACTTTCGGACGCTGTTTCTGTCACGATTTTTGGAGAACAAATGAAAAGTGTAGAATGGCAAATCCAATTGAAACCAAATTGGCATTTTCATTATTATGGAAAAAATGAAGCAAGAGTAAGTAGAATCATGGGCCATATTACTATTTTGACAAAAGATGTCGATAAGACACTTGAAAATATACATGATACAGGAATCTGGATTTAA
- a CDS encoding GntR family transcriptional regulator yields the protein MAKPKKLDELAYQYIKEKIDTRQWMPQTRITELGLSKELNISRTPIRQAFQQLQKEGFLEVEVYKGARVREQKIESRGAQERLEFIEMTLINYFHYLQIKEIIFDCSQVEEKLVFLKKHLNDSEKEFLNLEAQLIYKILVYNKNNYFVRLMMDTIREIQTQNNPEYLLLMKKNRDVKIAHYEKIVAYLKVGDHPLARKQVRILINQLTLNIIHNGQN from the coding sequence ATGGCTAAACCAAAAAAATTAGATGAATTGGCTTATCAATACATAAAAGAAAAAATCGATACGAGGCAATGGATGCCTCAAACTCGTATTACTGAGTTAGGCTTATCTAAAGAATTGAATATTAGTCGTACGCCTATCCGTCAAGCTTTTCAGCAACTTCAAAAAGAGGGCTTCCTAGAGGTTGAAGTCTATAAAGGTGCACGTGTTAGAGAACAAAAAATCGAATCTCGTGGTGCACAAGAAAGATTAGAGTTCATTGAAATGACTCTCATCAATTATTTTCATTACCTCCAAATAAAAGAAATTATATTTGACTGCTCACAAGTTGAAGAAAAATTAGTCTTTCTAAAAAAACACCTCAATGATTCAGAAAAGGAATTTTTAAATTTAGAAGCCCAGTTGATTTATAAAATACTAGTTTATAATAAAAATAATTATTTTGTTAGATTAATGATGGATACAATTCGTGAAATACAAACACAAAACAACCCAGAATACCTCTTGCTAATGAAAAAAAACCGTGATGTAAAAATAGCCCATTATGAAAAAATAGTAGCTTACTTAAAAGTAGGGGACCATCCTTTAGCTCGTAAGCAAGTTCGTATTTTAATCAATCAGCTAACACTTAATATTATTCACAATGGACAGAATTAA
- a CDS encoding DMT family transporter, with protein sequence MTKAKMKVITTMLIFGTIGLFVKNIDLTSSEIALYRGFFGSTFLLLILFFNKKTLSWGKIKENAKILFYSGTAIGLNWILLFEAYRYTTISNATLSYYMAPLFVVLASPFILNEKLTKLKIGAIFLALIGMYFIVEKGTSNGLGYNHSLGITYGIGAALLYASVILATKFLKNIASLETTIVQLMTASLVLAPYVFLKEGFNIVTVSSTSLVYLLFLGIVHTGVAYALYFSAMQVLKGQTMAILSYIDPISAVFLSTIFLNERMTPIQLIGGFFILAAAFLSESGVVEKMKTTRSLKN encoded by the coding sequence ATGACGAAAGCAAAAATGAAAGTCATTACGACCATGTTGATCTTCGGAACAATTGGACTGTTTGTTAAAAATATTGACTTAACTTCAAGTGAAATAGCCCTTTACCGTGGTTTTTTTGGAAGTACCTTCCTTTTGCTAATCTTGTTTTTTAATAAAAAGACCTTATCTTGGGGAAAAATTAAAGAGAATGCTAAAATTCTTTTTTATTCAGGGACAGCTATTGGATTAAATTGGATTTTATTATTTGAAGCTTACCGCTACACGACCATTTCGAACGCAACATTAAGCTATTATATGGCCCCTTTATTTGTTGTTTTAGCTTCTCCTTTTATTTTAAACGAAAAACTGACTAAATTAAAAATAGGAGCAATTTTTTTAGCATTAATTGGTATGTATTTTATTGTAGAAAAAGGCACATCAAATGGACTAGGATACAATCATTCTTTAGGAATTACCTATGGTATCGGTGCAGCCTTATTGTATGCGAGTGTGATTTTAGCGACGAAGTTTTTGAAAAATATTGCTAGTTTAGAAACTACGATTGTCCAATTGATGACGGCTTCTCTAGTATTAGCACCCTATGTTTTCTTAAAAGAAGGGTTCAATATTGTAACCGTCTCTAGCACGTCTTTGGTTTATTTATTATTTTTAGGTATTGTTCATACTGGGGTAGCTTATGCTTTATACTTTTCAGCGATGCAAGTTTTAAAAGGCCAGACGATGGCTATTTTAAGTTATATTGATCCTATTTCAGCTGTTTTTTTATCAACCATATTTTTAAATGAGCGCATGACACCCATCCAACTGATCGGTGGGTTCTTTATCCTAGCAGCAGCATTTTTAAGTGAAAGTGGAGTAGTTGAAAAAATGAAAACAACTCGTTCATTGAAAAACTGA